The genomic interval CTGAGCCTTGATGAACTGGAGGCCATCAGGCTTGCCGACCTTGAGGGATTATACCACGAAGAGGCATCAGGAAAGATGAACGTTTCAAGGGCAACATTCGGGCGCATCCTCGATGCGGCACGGCGTAAAGTGGCCGAAGCCATTGTTCATGGCAAGGCCCTGAAGATAGAAGAAGGCACTATTTCAACAGGAGGATAAAAAATGAAAGTCTGTTTTGCGGTACAGAAAGACGAAGGCATCAACAGTACAGTGTATAACCATTTCGGATCAGCGCCAATTTTCATCATGGTCGATACAGAACTTGATAAGACCACGATGGTCGACAACAAAGATAAAGACCATGTTCACGGCGCATGTAATCCTGTTATGGCCATTGGAGGACGCGACATGGATGCCGTGGTCGTCGGAGGGATCGGCGCAGGGGCAATACGCGGTCTTAATGCCCAGGGCATCACGGTGTATAGATCTATGGCGCCGACGGTAAAAGATAATTTAGATCTATTAAAGGACGGGAAACTTCCTGAGCTCACCATGCAGCACG from Syntrophorhabdaceae bacterium carries:
- a CDS encoding NifB/NifX family molybdenum-iron cluster-binding protein, coding for MKVCFAVQKDEGINSTVYNHFGSAPIFIMVDTELDKTTMVDNKDKDHVHGACNPVMAIGGRDMDAVVVGGIGAGAIRGLNAQGITVYRSMAPTVKDNLDLLKDGKLPELTMQHACSGHQGGQGGCGHGH
- a CDS encoding DUF134 domain-containing protein, giving the protein MSRPKKCRCINCCPDSNYFKPKGIPFIHLEEVSLSLDELEAIRLADLEGLYHEEASGKMNVSRATFGRILDAARRKVAEAIVHGKALKIEEGTISTGG